The DNA region AAACAAACCTTTATTCTTCCTCCATAGTTGCCTGACCACAGATTGGGTACATCTCTGGTATATATGGTAAGTTTCAGCTATATTACCCAGAAAGATGTTTAAAAGGGAGTTTTTCTCAGgggtattacttttatttatttattttagtttttaaatatattgacaGCAGAAAAGAAACTGAGACATCCAGCCTATTTCCTAGCATCTCGTGGAGTAAAGCTTCTTTACCCCGTCACTAACCTGTGTGACAATATACCAGGATTTCCTATTTCAATACCATCTCCTGGGCCAACATGGACGGATTATTGTGTACTTTCTCAGGGTCAGCTCTAGAGAAAGCCACAGAGAGGAGATTACTTCAGTAAAAATTAGCCCCTCCAAACCACATTTAAATCTGTCATGAATTGCTCTAGTGAACTGACTTAGTCTTGCTGGCAAAATAAGGAAGCATATACGTGAAGAGAAAACCTGGGAATTAAAATCTGATAGTCGTTCTATGAAATActcaaacaaaaatcaaaatggagacACTGAAGACTGATTACGCCAAAGTTGGGAAAAACGCCAGACCACAGAGCTCTCACTGCTCGGTGGGGTCCTTACAGGTTGCTGGTGGTCATTGGGGCGCTGCTTCTCCTGTGTGGCCTCACTTCTATGTGCTTCCGCTGTTGTCTGGGTCACCAGCAAAATGGGGAAGACGAGGGCCGGCCACCCTATGAAGTGACGGTCATCGCTTTTGACCAGGACAACACGCTCCAGAGCACGATCACTTGTGAGTACACGGACGTAGGACGTGGGAGGTGAACCCAGGTTTAAACGATCGCTTAGGACAGTGCAATGGTGTAAAAACATTCATCAAATAGCGTTAAAGATTCTAAAACTTAGGGCAGCTTTAATTTCCCAAAGCCTGATGGTGCAGTGACCTGGTCTCCCATGGATgctgtattttcagtttttggtcAGATAATGGagtgaagaaagaaatggaatgtTGGAGACAATATTGGAAATGTCTTACAGGAAGAATTCCCaagtttataaataattattttgataaaacCATTTGAAGCTCTGAACATATCCCTTTTTCGAAAATGTCTTAGATTTTTGTGAAAACATACGCTTTCTATTAtctatactaattttttttttatcttttgagaAATGAGTTGTGTGTACTTTCTTTATTCACCAGGTCTTAAACCATTAGATATTAAACCCAACACTGGATGATCATAAAACACCTTCCTTTATTTCCCTCTGTTCTCTTCTTTGCATTACATTCTTTGCTAAAATTGGAGAGTGAATACAAGGCAGAACAGCAGGCCTTGTGATATTTATACCCTGTGATAAATTATGCCCTGTGATTATACCCtgtgatatttattttgaaaagagagaACACTATAGCACGTTGTTCACCtatcctgcttttcttttctcactgtCATTTTGGGGAAAAGATAAGTAGGCAGAAACAACTATTTCTAAGGAGTCTGCAACTTAAGTGTGTTGGTATAAAGGGGTCCAAATCCGTAAAGGGAAAAGGACAGGGTTGTGAGATATGGGAGCCCACTTTGGAATTGGAGGAATCCAGAGAAGATGGGATCTCCTAGCAAAGAGTGAAGCTGGTTTCTGAACAAGCTTCACAGGATTTTCCTAATATCTGTGGCCAAGAGTGATGATGAATTTGGACACTTGTTTAAAATGAAAGGGGATTGAGTGTGCCGTAAGTCTCTGATTTCTGTGGACGCCGCGTTTACTTGAGCTCTAgtccttctttcctctccagcCCTGCAGTCAGTGTTTGGCCCTGCGGCTCGAAGAATCCTGGCCGTGGCTCACTCCCCCAGCTCCCTGAGCCAGCTGCCGTCCTCCCTGGACACCCTCCCAGGGTATGAAGAAGCTCTTCACATGACTCGCTTCACTGTTTCCAGGTGTGGCCAGAAAGCACCTGATCTACCCCCAGTGCCAGAAGAAAAGCAGCTGTCCCCAACGGCAAAGGAGTCGCCTCCAATCGAACACTGTTCTAATTGATGGGAACTCTGGTTTGATCAACGGGTTGGGGGTTTCCCCAGA from Pseudorca crassidens isolate mPseCra1 chromosome 11, mPseCra1.hap1, whole genome shotgun sequence includes:
- the TMEM52B gene encoding transmembrane protein 52B, whose translation is MRGQSRALMASALVYFIQLPWARCEENCVNPEHCLTTDWVHLWYIWLLVVIGALLLLCGLTSMCFRCCLGHQQNGEDEGRPPYEVTVIAFDQDNTLQSTITSLQSVFGPAARRILAVAHSPSSLSQLPSSLDTLPGYEEALHMTRFTVSRCGQKAPDLPPVPEEKQLSPTAKESPPIEHCSN